The Pseudomonas sp. IAC-BECa141 genome contains the following window.
GAAGCCATGCCCCGCGACGACATCGCCTTGCTGACCCTGACCCCGGATGCACGCAAGGGCCAGGTGCGGATCAGCGCCGAGGCGCGGGATCTGCAAGCGATGCTGGATTTTCACAAACGGCTGGAAGCCAGTGACGAGCTGTCCGACGTGTCGCTGCTGAGCCACGAAATCGTCGTCAAATCGCCGGAGCAACCGGTGCAATTCAACCTGTCGGCGACCTGGGAGATGGGCGATGCGAATCCCTAGACTGATCGTTCACGAGTACCTGCAAGGTCTCGGTGTTCCAGGCCTGGCCGGACTGGCGCTGCTGCTGGTCACGGTTGCCTGGGCACTCGGCGGTTTGCTGCCGGGCTGGCAATCGCTGCAACAGCTCAGCCAGCAAACCCAAGAGGCCAGCGAATACCTGGCCAGAGTCGAGGACGGCAGCATCGCGCCGCCCTTGGTGCCGCAACGTCAGCTCGACGATTTTCGCAACAAGCTGCCGGCCCAGCCGCAAGCCACAGTCGCCATCGACCGCATCTACGCCCTGGCCGCTCAGGAACACATCACCCTGGCGCGCGGTGAATACGCCCTCGGCGTCG
Protein-coding sequences here:
- a CDS encoding GspMb/PilO family protein translates to MRIPRLIVHEYLQGLGVPGLAGLALLLVTVAWALGGLLPGWQSLQQLSQQTQEASEYLARVEDGSIAPPLVPQRQLDDFRNKLPAQPQATVAIDRIYALAAQEHITLARGEYALGVDPKTHLARYQILLPVRGSYPQLRRFLHALLGQLPAVVVEDVEFQRKKIADTDLSGRIRMTLYLSRS